DNA sequence from the Methanolobus psychrophilus R15 genome:
CAACACATACACATTAGAGTTTGATGCTGTTGAAAGATTTTGCAGGTCTATATGACATGGGAGTTAATCCAAATTCAATACCTCGCTAATTTCATCTTTATTTTGTTCTACTGCTATCATTCTACCTTAAACACTGCAATACTAACTGAATTCTTAACTTTCTCCTAAGCCATTCTTCAACAAACAAAATAAATCTGGCAAACCTGAACTTGTCCTCATCAATGGCCAATGCACCTGGTCTTACTATTGTGAAATGCTTTTTCTGGAGGTAGAGCCATGCATTTCTGAGCAGGAATGATATTAAGGTAAAGAAGTACTGAACTTTTACAAATCAAATGAAAAGTTTGCGAGTATTCTTCTGTACTCTTCCTTTGCCTGCTGCACTTTATTCAGATAATGAGCACTTCCCACAGTTGCAGGCGCTCTTCCCTGTATGAAGTCAGCCAGACTCTCAGTGACTCCCTCTTTGATCATAACATTGAGATGCCACTTGCGGATAGTTTTAGCTGAAACTCTCCTCACTTGTAGTTTCTTGCTTACTGTTTTATATTTATCAGGAGATTGGAACGATTTTATATCCAGTATGTATGCAGTCGGGAAGAAGATCTGAAAAGTCCTCTTGTTGCCAGAGGAAAACTCAGAGGACGGATAGTGAGCAATGTCACCATCGATTACAACTTTTTTCTCATCAAAACGCTGAAGCATTAGATAAAGATGAGCTAATAGGTTTCCCGAACAGATCAACAGCTTGAACAGTATTTTCAGCTCGCTGGGACAGGACACATATGCCTCGTGTACCTCTTCATCGGTAATGTAAACTTCTGTCACTCCTGACTTGGGGATCTTGACGAAACGCCTCCACTTTTCGAGTGCGTGTCCTGCTAAGATATCAATCTCTTCATCTTCACAATAATTAAACAGGTTCCATAAGCCACGTGACTCCTTATCCTTAAACTTAAGTTTTCTGAAGTCGTTGGGCCTATACACATCATTATCCTTGAAGAAGCCCACTAGTGCATTATAATAGATGTTCTTTGTCGGTTTCGAAATGTCCCTGTGCTGCAACCAGTTTTTAAAAGCGACCTCATTAGAGTTCCAAAAGTGCTGAGGCCCAGTACATTGCACCTGATTATTGAGTGCAGAGTCGCCACTCGTGACGTTTGCTGGTGCGTTCACGTCGATAGTGCCTGAAATATTCACACGGTGGAGGTCCGGAGTTCGAATCTCCGCGGGCCCACTAACATCTAAAGAGGAGGCTGCTGGTTCTTGCATCAATGCCAACTGTTTTTCAAGTGATCCAACTCCTGAAGTAATTATGCTGTTATCGCTTGGATATCAAGGATTTCTAGAGGGTCATTAATGAGTATAATCAATTAATCGTATCGAATCACCTATCTTCTTTTCAATTGCTGTCTTTATCTGTTCGGCATGCGGACAGGCAAATCCAATGGGATTTCCTCGTGTGATACATGAAGCAAGGGCAATTGTATCAGCTCCACGTCTGACCATTTCAGCAGCCCTCCAAACTGCTTTCTTTCCGGGGCAACCACCGCATGAAACAACACCGATCACTTCAATTTCACCCTCGATGCCCTCGAATGCAAGTTTTTTCTCCTTCATAACCTTCAAATCCGTTGTTGCAGGACATATGTCCTCTGTTTGCATACACCTGATCAATCCTACTATCATGATTTCGCCTCTTTCATATTTACAAATATACCTTCGCCAGCAAAACTGAAATGTCCGTCATGTCCAGCCTGTTCAAATCTCAACGAAAACCTTTGCAAGGGATTCACCCTTGACATGGATGGAGAATTGGTAAAGATATCCAAAAGGTACTGTAGAAACGTTTATACCTTTGTTTCTCAGTTTCTCCTCAATTGATACGATAACTTCCATTGCGAATTCCGGTGATGATTTACTGGACGACAGATGAGCAAAGGAATGTAATACAATTTTATCCTTGTTTACTTTATTCAAATACCA
Encoded proteins:
- a CDS encoding Threonyl-tRNA synthetase editing domain protein yields the protein MKLLLFDVEYFWFDTHCKTIESVEDVEIEERIENTAVVFIHAESEDEERKSKIVKSAVGNIKWYLNKVNKDKIVLHSFAHLSSSKSSPEFAMEVIVSIEEKLRNKGINVSTVPFGYLYQFSIHVKGESLAKVFVEI